CCTGGGACCTGTAGTACTGCACCCTGggacctgtagtactgtagtgccAGGGACAGATGCACCTTGggacctgtagtactgtagtggcaGGGGCAGGGACAGATTCACCCTGggacctgtagtactgtagtggcaGGGGCAGGGACAGATGCACCCTGGGACCTGTAGTACAGCACCCTGGGACCTGTATTACTGTAGTGGCAGGGGCAGGGACATATGCACCCTGGGACCTGTAGTCCTGTAGTGGCAGGGGCAGGGACAGATGCACCCTGggacctgtagtactgtagtggcaggggcaggggcaggggcagatgCACCCTGggacctgtagtactgtagtggcaGGGGCAGGAACAGATGCACCCTGGGACCTGTAGTACTGTAATGGCAGGGGCAGGGACAGATGCACCCTGGGACCTGTAGTCCTGTAATAGCAGAGATAGGGACAGATGCACCCTGGGACCTGTAGTGGCAGGGGCCGGGACAGATGCACCCTGGGACCTGTAGTCCTGTAATTGCAGGGACAGATGCACCCTGGGACCTGTAGTACTGTAATGGCAGGGGCAGAAGGACCCTGGGACCTGTAGTCCTGTAATGGCAGGGGCAGGGACAGATGCACCCTGGGACCTGTAGTACTGTAATGGCAGGGGCAGGGACAGATGCACCCTGGGACCTGTAGTGGCAGGGGCAGGGACAGATGCACCCTGGGACCTGTAGTCCTGTAATGGCAGGGGCAGGGACTGATGCACCCTGGGACCTGTAGTCCTGTAGTGGCAGGGACAGGGACTGATGCACCCTGGGATGTGTAGTCCTGTAATGGCAGGGGCAGGGACATATGCACCCTGGGACCTGTAGATGCAGGGGCAGGGACTGATGCACCCTGGGACCTGTAGTCCTGTAATGGCAGGGGCAGGGACTGATGCACCCTGGGACCTGTAGTCCTGTAGTGGCAGGGGCAGATGCACATGCACCATGGGACCTGTAGTGTCAGGGACAGATGCACCCTGGGACCTGTAATGGCAGGGGCAGGGACTGATGCACCCTGGGACCTGTAGTCCTGTAgtggcagggacagggacagatgcACCCTGGGACATGTAGTGTCAGGGACAGATGCACCCTGGGACCTGTAGTCCTGTAATGGCAGGGGAAGGGACAGATGCACCCTGGGACCTGTAGTCCTGTAGTGGCAGAGGCAGGGACAGATGCACCCTGGGACCTGTAGTCCTGTAAAGGCAGGCAGCTCTCTGGTACAAGCAGCAGTCTTCCTCCTTTCTGTTTCCTCCTCAGCAGtcttcctcctttctcctttctgtTTCATGCACCCTGggacctgtagtactgtagtggcaggggcaggggcaggggcagatgCACCCTGggacctgtagtactgtagtggcaGGGGCAGGAACAGATGCACCCTGGGACCTGTAGTACTGTAATGGCAGGGGCAGGGACAGATGCACCCTGGGACCTGTAGTGGCAGGGGCAGGGACAGATGCACCCTGGGACCTGTAGTCCTGTAATAGCAGAGATAGGGACAGATGCACCCTGGGACCTGTAGTGGCAGGGGCAGGGACAGATGCACCCTGGGACCTGTAGTCCTGTAATTGCAGGGGCAGGGACAGATGCACCCTGGGACCTGTAGTACTGTAATGGCAGGGGCAGGGACAGAAGGACCCTGGGACCTGTAGTCCTGTAATGGCAGGGGCAGGGACAGATGCACCCTGGGACCTGTAGTACTGTAATGGCAGGGACAGATGCACCCTGGGACCTGTAGTGGCAGGGGCAGGGACAGATGCACCCTGGGACCTGTAGTCCTGTAATGGCAGGGGCAGGGACTGATGCACCCTGGGACCTGTAGTCCTGTAGTGGCAGGGACAGGGACTGATGCACCCTGGGATGTGTAGTCCTGTAatggcaggggcaggggcaggggcaggggcaggggcagggacaTATGCACCCTGGGACCTGTAGATGCAGGGGCAGGGACTGATGCACCCTGGGACCTGTAGTCCTGTAATGGCAGGGGCAGGGACTGATGCACCCTGGGACCTGTAGTCCTGTAGTGGCAGGGGCAGATGCACATGCACCATGGGACCTGTAGTGTCAGGGACAGATGCACCCTGGGACCTGTAGTCCTGTAATGGCAGGGGCAGGGACTGATGCACCCTGGGACCTGTAGTCCTGTAgtggcagggacagggacagatgcACCCTGGGACATGTAGTGTCAGGGACAGATGCACCCTGGGACCTGTAGTCCTGTAATGGCAGGGGAAGGGACAGATGCACCCTGGGACCTGTAGTCCTGTAGTGGCAGAGGCAGGGACAGATGCACCCTGGGACCTGTAGTCCTGTAAAGGCAAGCAGCTCTCTGGTACAAGCAGCAGTCTTCCTCCTTTCTGTTTCATCATCATGCCAAGTCACCATCAAATAACAAGCCTCTTCCAAAAAAAATCACATAGAATATACAGTGCATAGTTTACAAGCCAGAACTTACAGTTTAGAATCATCTATACATCCTGATATATCACTTCCCTTCTGCATGCTAAATCGTCAGCCATCTTTTCTTTTGTTCTTTATCGCATCGGTTTTGATCTCTCTGGTTCCTAAGCATAAGTGTCTTTGGGGAAATGACGTAATGACATTGGAGGAAGAATTGCCCAGTgctgttttgatttgatttgatttctttctCTCACTTGTATCTCTTCTTTTCATCTTCTTTGACAAACTCTGTGGAAGTGTCCCAATGCtggaactttttttttttttttgggcgGTTTACTTTTGCTATGCAGAAACATATAGAGAAAGTGCTTACAGAATTGTTCTTTATCAATTATTTTCTAAAAGCATGATCTGAAAAATGTTATTTTAAATAAGTGCCTGTGTGAAGACAAATCGATATTTCAGATCCAGGCTCTGGTTAACGCTGGTATACAGAGATGGAGACTGAGGATGGTATAAAAAACAGAGAAGGTCTGACCCTGTGTTTGGGCCAATCAGGGACGCAGCCC
The Oncorhynchus keta strain PuntledgeMale-10-30-2019 chromosome 11, Oket_V2, whole genome shotgun sequence genome window above contains:
- the LOC118376683 gene encoding uncharacterized protein LOC118376683 isoform X15 is translated as MMMKQKGGRLLLVPESCLPLQDYRSQGASVPASATTGLQVPGCICPFPCHYRTTGPRVHLSLTLHVPGCICPCPCHYRTTGPRVHQSLPLPLQDYRSQGASVPDTTGPMVHVHLPLPLQDYRSQGASVPAPAITGLQVPGCISPCPCIYRSQGAYVPAPAPAPAPAPAITGLHIPGCISPCPCHYRTTGPRVHQSLPLPLQDYRSQGASVPAITVLQVPGCICPCPCHYRTTGPRVLLSLPLPLQYYRSQGASVPAPAITGLQVPGCICPCPCHYRSQGASVPISAITGLQVPGCICPCPCHYSTTGPRVHLFLPLPLQYYRSQGASAPAPAPATTVLQVPGCMKQKGERRKTAEEETERRKTAACTRELPAFTGLQVPGCICPCLCHYRTTGPRVHLSLPLPLQDYRSQGASVPDTTCPRVHLSLSLPLQDYRSQGASVPDTTGPMVHVHLPLPLQDYRSQGASVPAPAITGLQVPGCISPCPCIYRSQGAYVPAPAITGLHIPGCISPCPCHYRTTGPRVHQSLPLPLQDYRSQGASVPAPATTVLQVPGCSTTGPRVHLSLPP
- the LOC118376683 gene encoding uncharacterized protein LOC118376683 isoform X4, yielding MMMKQKGGRLLLVPESCLPLQDYRSQGASVPASATTGLQVPGCICPFPCHYRTTGPRVHLSLTLHVPGCICPCPCHYRTTGPRVHQSLPLPLQDYRSQGASVPDTTGPMVHVHLPLPLQDYRSQGASVPAPAITGLQVPGCISPCPCIYRSQGAYVPAPAPAPAPAPAITGLHIPGCISPCPCHYRTTGPRVHQSLPLPLQDYRSQGASVPAITVLQVPGCICPCPCHYRTTGPRVLLSLPLPLQYYRSQGASVPAPAITGLQVPGCICPCPCHYRSQGASVPISAITGLQVPGCICPCPCHYSTTGPRVHLFLPLPLQYYRSQGASAPAPAPATTVLQVPGCMKQKGERRKTAEEETERRKTAACTRELPAFTGLQVPGCICPCLCHYRTTGPRVHLSLPLPLQDYRSQGASVPDTTCPRVHLSLSLPLQDYRSQGASVPDTTGPMVHVHLPLPLQDYRSQGASVPAPAITGLQVPGCISPCPCIYRSQGAYVPAPAITGLHIPGCISPCPCHYRTTGPRVHQSLPLPLQDYRSQGASVPAPATTGPRVHLSLPLPLQYYRSQGASVPAPAITGLQVPGSFCPCHYSTTGPRVHLSLQLQDYRSQGASVPAPATTGPRVHLSLSLLLQDYRSQGASVPAPAITVLQVPGCICSCPCHYSTTGPRVHLPLPLPLPLQYYRSQGASVPAPATTGLQVPGCICPCPCHYSNTGPRVLYYRSQGASVPAPATTVLQVPG
- the LOC118376683 gene encoding uncharacterized protein LOC118376683 isoform X16, producing MKQKGERRKTAEEETERRKTAACTRELPAFTGLQVPGCICPCLCHYRTTGPRVHLSLPLPLQDYRSQGASVPDTTCPRVHLSLSLPLQDYRSQGASVPAPAITGPRVHLSLTLQVPWCMCICPCHYRTTGPRVHQSLPLPLQDYRSQGASVPAPASTGPRVHMSLPLPLQDYTSQGASVPVPATTGLQVPGCISPCPCHYRTTGPRVHLSLPLPLQVPGCICPCPCHYSTTGPRVHLSLPLPLQDYRSQGPSAPAITVLQVPGCICPCNYRTTGPRVHLSRPLPLQVPGCICPYLCYYRTTGPRVHLSLPLPLQYYRSQGASVPAPATTVLQVPGCICPCPCPCHYSTTGPRVHLSLPLPLQDYRSQGAYVPAPATTVIQVPGCCTTGPRVHLSLPLPLQYYRSQGESVPAPATTVLQVPRCICPWHYSTTGPRVQYYRSQGSSVPAPAPATTVLQVPGCSTTGPRVHLSLPP